A single Tenacibaculum sp. Bg11-29 DNA region contains:
- a CDS encoding cupin domain-containing protein encodes MKVASFLKDIKFSDNKPVVSLLLDTDFSKEIRVVFKKGQTMEDHQAPFAIIVQVVKGCIDFGVNEEVNQLNVGDMISLKPQVVHNLTATEESIVRLTLSKSDTVKRVKNV; translated from the coding sequence ATGAAAGTAGCCTCATTTTTAAAAGATATAAAGTTCAGTGATAATAAACCAGTTGTATCATTATTATTAGATACTGATTTTTCTAAAGAAATACGAGTTGTATTTAAAAAAGGTCAGACAATGGAGGATCATCAAGCACCTTTTGCAATAATTGTTCAAGTAGTAAAAGGATGCATTGATTTTGGAGTGAATGAAGAAGTAAACCAATTAAATGTAGGTGATATGATTTCATTAAAACCACAAGTAGTTCATAATCTTACAGCAACAGAAGAAAGCATTGTGAGATTAACGTTATCAAAATCAGATACTGTAAAAAGAGTGAAAAACGTATAA
- the deoC gene encoding deoxyribose-phosphate aldolase produces the protein MQISKYIDHTLLKATATKEEIIKLCSEAKEYDFYAVCVNGSYVELAAQELRNSEVKIAAVIGFPLGAMTTETKVFEAKSCIQKGASEIDMVINIGKLLDGENDYVENEIRLIKEAIGNNVLKVIFENCYLSKEQVKTVSQLAVNAGADFIKTSTGFGTSGATLEDVQLMKEVVKDKAQIKAAGGVRDTATAEKYIEMGVTRLGTSSGVSLVTTGVSEKDKY, from the coding sequence ATGCAGATAAGTAAATATATAGATCATACATTATTAAAAGCTACAGCAACAAAAGAAGAAATTATTAAACTTTGTAGCGAAGCAAAAGAATACGATTTCTACGCAGTTTGTGTAAACGGATCTTATGTTGAGTTAGCAGCACAAGAATTAAGGAATTCTGAGGTGAAAATAGCAGCTGTGATCGGTTTTCCTTTAGGAGCAATGACAACAGAAACCAAAGTTTTTGAAGCAAAGAGTTGTATTCAAAAAGGAGCATCAGAAATTGATATGGTTATCAACATTGGTAAGTTATTAGATGGTGAAAATGACTATGTAGAAAATGAAATCAGGTTGATAAAAGAAGCAATAGGGAACAATGTTTTAAAAGTGATTTTTGAGAATTGTTATTTATCTAAAGAGCAAGTAAAAACTGTTTCACAATTAGCCGTAAATGCAGGAGCAGATTTCATAAAAACATCTACTGGGTTTGGTACAAGCGGAGCAACTTTAGAAGATGTTCAGTTAATGAAAGAGGTTGTAAAAGACAAAGCTCAAATAAAAGCAGCTGGCGGAGTAAGAGATACAGCAACTGCAGAAAAATATATAGAAATGGGGGTAACTCGTTTAGGAACATCATCAGGAGTTTCTTTAGTTACTACAGGAGTTTCAGAAAAAGATAAATATTAA
- the deoD gene encoding purine-nucleoside phosphorylase translates to MSIHIEAKKGEIAETVLLPGDPMRAKWIAETFFKDPVCYNDVRGMLGFTGTYQGKQISVQGTGMGIPSTLIYAHELINDYGVKNLIRVGSAGSYQKEVKIRDIVIAMAASTNSGLNTIRFNGADYAPTASFELFQKALEIAKKKSIPLKAGNILSSDEFYADEFESYKKWAEYGVLCVEMETNGLYTVAAKHKVNALSILTISDSLVTGERTTADEREHTFKEMIEIALELA, encoded by the coding sequence ATGAGCATACATATAGAAGCTAAAAAGGGAGAAATAGCAGAAACAGTTTTATTACCAGGTGATCCGATGCGTGCAAAATGGATTGCTGAAACTTTTTTTAAAGATCCAGTTTGTTATAATGATGTTCGTGGTATGTTAGGTTTTACAGGAACGTACCAAGGAAAACAAATATCTGTACAAGGAACAGGAATGGGAATTCCATCTACGTTAATTTACGCACATGAGTTAATCAACGATTATGGAGTTAAAAATTTAATCAGAGTAGGTTCTGCAGGCTCGTATCAAAAGGAAGTTAAGATTCGTGATATTGTTATTGCGATGGCAGCTTCTACAAATTCAGGATTAAATACTATCCGTTTTAATGGAGCAGATTACGCGCCAACTGCAAGTTTTGAGCTATTTCAAAAAGCGTTAGAAATAGCAAAGAAAAAAAGCATTCCATTAAAAGCAGGAAACATTTTAAGTTCAGACGAATTTTATGCTGATGAGTTTGAAAGTTATAAAAAATGGGCAGAATATGGTGTGTTATGTGTTGAGATGGAAACCAATGGCTTATATACCGTAGCAGCTAAACATAAAGTAAATGCACTTTCTATTTTAACAATTTCTGATAGCTTGGTTACAGGAGAAAGAACCACCGCTGATGAAAGAGAGCATACTTTTAAAGAAATGATTGAAATTGCTTTAGAATTAGCTTAA
- the hemN gene encoding oxygen-independent coproporphyrinogen III oxidase: MNSLIQKYNIPGPRYTSYPTVPYWDNETFSKDKWIETFKKTFIESNSSEGISVYIHLPFCESLCTFCACHKHITKRHEVEEDYIDTVLKEWNLYTNLVDETPIIKEIHLGGGTPTFFSKEQLKKLIDGLFVNAKKHPNHEFSFEGHPNNTTKEQLQTLFDVGFTRVSYGVQDYNEKVQVAIHRVQPFENVEKTTRWAREIGYTSISHDLIFGLPFQTKENVIHTINKTKELQPDRISFYSYAHVPWVKGVGQRGFNEDDLPKNEAKRELYEIGKELFAEMGYVEIGMDHFALKSDTLYKATQEKTLHRNFMGYTANKTQLMIGLGMSSISDSWYGFAQNVKTVKEYQKIVNEGEIPVFRGHILSDEDLIIRKHILNIMCHFFTSWDETNLQVQDIEVHLEKLLEMVEDGLVSIEGNSLSVPEKARPYVRNICMAFDKRLHRNKPETKLFSMTI; the protein is encoded by the coding sequence ATGAATTCATTAATACAAAAATATAATATTCCGGGGCCAAGATACACTAGTTATCCAACGGTTCCTTATTGGGATAATGAAACATTCTCTAAAGATAAATGGATTGAAACTTTCAAAAAAACGTTTATAGAAAGTAATTCTTCAGAAGGAATTAGCGTGTATATTCATTTACCTTTTTGTGAGAGTTTATGCACATTTTGTGCGTGTCATAAGCATATTACAAAAAGACACGAAGTAGAAGAAGATTATATAGATACTGTTTTAAAAGAATGGAATTTATATACCAATTTGGTTGATGAAACTCCAATTATAAAAGAGATTCATTTAGGAGGTGGAACACCTACTTTTTTTTCAAAAGAACAGTTAAAAAAACTAATTGATGGCTTGTTTGTAAATGCAAAAAAGCATCCGAATCACGAATTTAGTTTTGAAGGTCACCCAAATAATACTACAAAAGAACAATTACAAACTTTATTTGATGTTGGTTTTACTCGTGTAAGTTATGGTGTGCAAGATTATAATGAAAAAGTACAAGTAGCAATTCATAGAGTGCAACCTTTTGAGAATGTTGAAAAAACAACACGTTGGGCAAGAGAAATAGGATACACATCTATTAGTCACGATTTAATTTTTGGGCTTCCATTTCAAACCAAAGAAAATGTAATTCATACTATTAATAAAACGAAAGAATTACAACCAGATAGAATTTCGTTTTATAGTTATGCGCATGTTCCGTGGGTAAAAGGTGTTGGGCAAAGAGGTTTTAATGAAGATGATTTACCAAAGAATGAAGCGAAACGAGAGTTGTATGAAATAGGTAAAGAATTGTTTGCTGAAATGGGGTATGTAGAAATAGGAATGGATCATTTTGCGTTAAAATCTGACACGTTATATAAAGCAACTCAAGAAAAAACATTGCATCGAAATTTTATGGGCTATACCGCAAACAAAACCCAATTAATGATAGGCTTAGGGATGTCGTCAATATCAGACTCTTGGTATGGTTTTGCACAGAATGTAAAAACAGTAAAAGAATATCAAAAAATAGTAAACGAAGGTGAAATCCCTGTGTTTAGAGGACATATTTTATCTGATGAAGATTTAATTATAAGAAAGCATATTTTAAACATTATGTGTCATTTTTTCACTTCGTGGGATGAAACAAATTTACAGGTTCAAGATATAGAAGTACATTTAGAAAAGCTACTAGAAATGGTAGAAGATGGATTAGTTTCTATTGAAGGGAATAGCTTGTCAGTTCCTGAAAAAGCAAGGCCTTATGTGCGGAATATTTGCATGGCATTTGACAAGCGATTACATAGAAATAAACCAGAAACAAAACTATTTTCTATGACGATTTAA
- the ccoS gene encoding cbb3-type cytochrome oxidase assembly protein CcoS, which produces MSVIYLLLTLSILVAIIFFIAFIVSVKNGQYDDSYTPSVRMLFDDELVKEETKINN; this is translated from the coding sequence ATGAGCGTTATTTACTTACTACTTACACTAAGCATTTTAGTGGCAATTATTTTTTTTATTGCATTTATCGTTTCGGTAAAAAATGGACAATACGATGATTCGTATACGCCATCTGTTCGTATGCTTTTTGATGACGAATTAGTAAAAGAAGAAACAAAAATCAATAACTAA
- the ccoN gene encoding cytochrome-c oxidase, cbb3-type subunit I gives MEMQQFYYDNKIVKKFIYATLLWGIVGFSVGLLLALMFLFPNITDGISWLSFGRLRPLHTNAVIFAFVGNAIYAGVYYSLQRLLKARMASDFLSNFNFWGWQLIIVAAAITLPLGYTSSKEYAELEWPIDIAIALVWVAFGVNMIWTILQRRQRHLYVAIWFYLGTFVTVAVLHIFNSLALPVGFLKSYSVYAGVQDALVQWWYGHNAVAFFLTTPFLGLMYYFVPKAANRPVYSYRLSIVHFWSLIFIYIWAGPHHLLYTALPTWAQNLGVAFSIMLLAPSWGGMINGLLTLRGAWDKVRTDPVLKFFVVAITGYGMATFEGPMLSLKNVNAIAHFSDWIIAHVHVGALAWNGFFTFGMIYWMVPRMFKTKLYSTALANFHFWIGTLGIIMYTLPMYVAGFVQASMWKQFNPDGTLAYGNFLETVNEIIPMYWMRAIGGSMFIVGAFVMLYNMIRTVRSGTDVTDDLAEAPALTKVSKNRTKGEGWHTWLERKPIKLTIYATIAILIGGVVQIVPTLLVKSNIPTISSVKPYSPLELEGRDIYIREGCVGCHSQMVRPFRSEVERYGEYSKAGEFVYDHPFLWGSKRTGPDLHRIGSKYSDSWHLNHMYDPQSTSPGSIMPAYQWIVRSKLDKSSTQDKMRVMVSLGVPYSDEEIANAQASMDAQGAKIQENLHQDPDFANNYASDKKYAEDNGQTFIEMKDREIVALISYLQRLGTDIKVKDVQKQLSTKK, from the coding sequence ATGGAAATGCAACAATTTTATTACGATAACAAAATCGTAAAAAAATTCATTTACGCCACACTTCTATGGGGAATCGTAGGTTTTTCAGTAGGTTTACTGTTGGCATTAATGTTTTTATTCCCAAATATAACAGACGGAATTTCATGGTTAAGTTTTGGTCGTTTACGTCCGTTACATACTAATGCCGTAATTTTTGCTTTCGTAGGAAATGCAATTTACGCAGGAGTTTATTATTCGTTACAACGATTGCTTAAAGCACGTATGGCAAGTGATTTTTTAAGTAATTTTAATTTCTGGGGATGGCAATTAATTATTGTTGCAGCAGCAATTACACTTCCGTTAGGATATACAAGTTCTAAAGAATATGCCGAGTTAGAATGGCCTATAGATATTGCAATCGCATTAGTTTGGGTAGCTTTTGGTGTTAACATGATTTGGACAATTCTTCAAAGAAGACAGCGTCATTTATATGTAGCTATATGGTTTTATTTAGGAACTTTTGTAACTGTTGCAGTATTACATATATTTAATAGTTTAGCATTACCAGTAGGGTTTTTAAAGTCTTATTCTGTATATGCAGGTGTACAAGATGCCTTGGTGCAATGGTGGTACGGACATAATGCCGTAGCATTTTTCTTAACAACGCCGTTTTTAGGTTTAATGTATTATTTCGTTCCGAAAGCAGCAAACAGACCGGTATATTCATATCGATTATCAATTGTTCACTTTTGGTCGTTAATTTTTATATATATATGGGCAGGACCTCACCATTTATTATATACAGCATTACCAACTTGGGCACAAAATTTAGGAGTAGCATTTTCAATCATGTTATTAGCGCCTTCTTGGGGTGGAATGATAAACGGATTATTAACACTTCGTGGAGCTTGGGATAAGGTTCGTACAGATCCTGTTTTAAAATTCTTTGTAGTTGCAATTACAGGGTATGGTATGGCAACTTTTGAAGGGCCAATGTTATCTTTAAAAAACGTAAATGCAATTGCACACTTTAGTGATTGGATTATTGCGCACGTTCACGTTGGTGCTTTAGCCTGGAACGGTTTCTTTACCTTCGGAATGATTTATTGGATGGTTCCAAGAATGTTTAAAACAAAATTATATTCTACAGCATTAGCTAATTTCCATTTTTGGATAGGTACTTTAGGAATTATCATGTACACATTACCAATGTATGTTGCAGGTTTTGTACAAGCTTCTATGTGGAAACAGTTCAACCCAGACGGAACATTAGCGTATGGTAATTTCCTAGAAACAGTTAATGAGATTATACCAATGTATTGGATGCGTGCTATTGGAGGTAGTATGTTTATTGTAGGGGCATTTGTAATGCTATACAACATGATAAGAACTGTAAGATCGGGTACAGATGTTACTGATGATTTAGCAGAAGCACCAGCTTTAACAAAAGTTTCTAAGAATAGAACGAAAGGAGAAGGATGGCATACTTGGTTAGAAAGAAAACCAATAAAGTTAACTATTTACGCAACGATAGCAATTTTAATCGGTGGTGTTGTTCAAATTGTACCAACATTATTAGTGAAATCTAATATACCAACAATATCTAGTGTAAAACCATATTCACCTTTAGAATTAGAAGGACGTGATATTTATATTAGAGAAGGATGTGTAGGGTGTCACTCGCAAATGGTACGACCTTTTAGATCGGAAGTTGAGCGATATGGAGAATATTCTAAAGCAGGTGAATTTGTATATGATCATCCATTCTTATGGGGATCTAAACGTACAGGGCCAGACTTGCATAGAATTGGAAGTAAATACTCTGATAGTTGGCACCTAAATCACATGTATGACCCACAAAGTACTTCACCAGGTTCTATAATGCCAGCATACCAATGGATAGTAAGAAGTAAACTAGACAAGAGTAGTACTCAAGATAAAATGAGAGTAATGGTTTCTTTAGGGGTTCCTTATTCTGATGAAGAAATAGCAAATGCGCAAGCTAGTATGGATGCGCAAGGAGCTAAGATTCAAGAAAACTTACATCAAGATCCTGATTTTGCTAACAATTACGCTTCTGACAAGAAATATGCAGAAGATAATGGGCAAACTTTTATAGAAATGAAAGATAGAGAAATAGTCGCTTTAATCTCTTACTTACAAAGGTTAGGTACAGATATTAAGGTAAAAGATGTTCAAAAACAATTAAGTACTAAAAAATAG
- a CDS encoding CcoQ/FixQ family Cbb3-type cytochrome c oxidase assembly chaperone encodes MLKFVKNHMESIAGIEIYPLISLTIFFTFFMVLFWWVFTAKKEYISRVSNLPLND; translated from the coding sequence ATGTTAAAATTCGTAAAAAATCACATGGAAAGCATTGCTGGTATAGAAATATATCCTTTGATTTCATTAACAATATTCTTTACATTTTTTATGGTATTATTTTGGTGGGTATTTACAGCCAAAAAAGAATATATAAGCAGGGTAAGTAATTTACCTTTAAATGATTAA
- a CDS encoding cbb3-type cytochrome c oxidase N-terminal domain-containing protein: protein MKKYIQSIVSFLFVFSMPFILAEAFKAYKEPFNFLENSVVWYITIGFGLVVLLKEVLSNTVVNKANESMPKNYTRVQSVISFLFTFLTPFVLAKAISSYENPFSFLEIPIVWLGIIAFGLVILAKEVLTVIGVKKIEDVAMVKAGINPEEVDHWAWAKKLITKWTEAKAVEQEEEIILDHNYDGIKELDNTLPPWWVYMFYATIVFAVVYLVRFEVLDGYTQEMEYAQSVAQAKKELAAFRSTSKEAIIDAETVTILTSESDLKRGKAVYKLNCAACHIGDGGGGIGPNLTDKYWLLGGGIKNVFATITNGGRDGKGMVAWGKTLKPKDIQKVASYIMAMQGTTPAKAKPAQGDLYEGE, encoded by the coding sequence ATGAAAAAATATATTCAATCAATAGTATCTTTTCTTTTTGTTTTTTCAATGCCATTTATTTTAGCAGAGGCATTTAAGGCATATAAAGAACCTTTTAATTTTTTAGAAAACTCAGTAGTTTGGTACATTACAATTGGTTTTGGTTTAGTTGTTCTTCTAAAAGAAGTTTTATCTAATACTGTTGTAAATAAAGCAAATGAATCGATGCCAAAAAACTATACAAGAGTTCAGTCGGTTATTTCATTCTTGTTTACGTTTTTAACGCCTTTTGTATTGGCAAAGGCAATTAGTTCATATGAAAACCCTTTTAGTTTTTTAGAAATTCCAATAGTTTGGTTAGGTATTATAGCTTTTGGGTTGGTTATTTTGGCAAAAGAAGTTCTTACCGTAATAGGAGTTAAAAAAATTGAAGATGTTGCAATGGTTAAAGCAGGAATAAATCCTGAAGAAGTAGATCATTGGGCTTGGGCTAAAAAGTTAATAACAAAATGGACAGAAGCCAAAGCTGTAGAACAAGAAGAAGAAATTATCTTAGATCATAATTATGATGGTATTAAAGAATTAGATAATACGTTACCACCATGGTGGGTATATATGTTTTATGCAACCATCGTTTTTGCAGTAGTTTATTTAGTACGATTTGAGGTGTTAGATGGTTATACTCAAGAAATGGAATATGCACAATCTGTAGCGCAGGCTAAAAAAGAATTAGCCGCTTTCAGGTCAACATCTAAAGAGGCAATTATCGATGCAGAAACAGTAACTATTTTAACTTCAGAAAGCGATTTAAAGAGAGGTAAAGCTGTATATAAATTAAACTGTGCTGCATGCCATATTGGCGATGGAGGTGGTGGAATTGGACCTAATTTAACGGATAAGTATTGGCTTTTAGGAGGTGGTATTAAAAACGTATTTGCTACTATTACTAATGGAGGTAGAGATGGAAAGGGAATGGTTGCTTGGGGTAAAACGTTAAAACCAAAAGATATACAAAAAGTAGCAAGTTATATTATGGCTATGCAAGGTACTACACCAGCAAAAGCTAAACCTGCACAAGGAGATTTGTATGAAGGTGAATAA
- the ccoG gene encoding cytochrome c oxidase accessory protein CcoG: protein METPENEQFRDSIGTINSEGKRAWVYPKKPSGRFYKYRSYVSYFLLLILLAAPFIKINGNQFLLFNVIKRKFNIFGFPFWPQDFHLLVVSMIVGVVFIILFTVVFGRIFCGWICPQTIFLEMVFRKIEYWIDGDRGKQIRLEKQPWNAEKIKKRLLKWFIFFVISFLIANVFLAYLIGGDTVINYITGNPLDNTSTLISLLIFTGVFYFIFAWFREQVCIIACPYGRLQGVLLDNKTINVAYDHVRGEGEKGRAKFSKKEDRATTGKGDCIDCFQCVNVCPTGIDIRNGTQLECVNCTACIDECDHIMEKVGFPKGLIRFASEENIEKKTPFQFTARMKGYTAVLGILIAVLIGMLFLRNDVEATILRLPGQLYQHKENGVISNIYTYKVINKTTKQIDDVSYKLLSHKGKIETVTHQNFEVPKQGLAEGTLFIELHQSEMKKDKINLRIGVYSGDILIETTKTNFLGPRSYR from the coding sequence ATGGAAACACCCGAGAACGAACAATTTAGAGATAGTATTGGTACCATAAATAGTGAAGGTAAGCGTGCTTGGGTGTATCCAAAAAAACCAAGCGGAAGATTTTATAAATACCGATCTTACGTTAGTTATTTTTTGCTGTTAATTTTATTAGCTGCTCCGTTTATAAAAATAAACGGGAACCAGTTTTTGTTATTTAATGTTATAAAGCGTAAGTTTAATATTTTCGGATTTCCTTTTTGGCCACAAGATTTTCATTTGTTAGTGGTATCAATGATTGTAGGTGTGGTATTTATTATTCTATTTACCGTAGTTTTTGGTCGAATTTTCTGCGGATGGATTTGTCCTCAAACCATATTTTTAGAAATGGTTTTTAGAAAAATAGAATATTGGATTGATGGTGATAGAGGAAAGCAAATTCGTTTAGAAAAGCAGCCTTGGAATGCAGAGAAGATTAAAAAGAGATTACTAAAATGGTTTATCTTTTTTGTCATATCATTTCTAATAGCAAATGTGTTTTTAGCGTATTTAATAGGTGGAGATACTGTTATTAATTATATAACAGGTAATCCATTAGATAATACAAGTACCTTAATTTCTTTATTAATTTTCACAGGAGTTTTCTATTTTATTTTCGCTTGGTTTAGAGAGCAAGTATGTATTATAGCATGCCCTTATGGTCGATTACAAGGAGTTTTATTAGATAATAAAACAATTAATGTAGCTTATGATCATGTACGTGGAGAGGGAGAAAAGGGAAGAGCTAAATTTAGTAAAAAAGAAGATAGAGCAACTACTGGAAAAGGAGATTGTATTGATTGTTTTCAATGTGTAAATGTATGCCCTACAGGAATCGATATTAGAAATGGTACACAGTTAGAGTGTGTAAACTGTACGGCTTGTATTGATGAGTGTGATCATATTATGGAAAAAGTAGGTTTTCCTAAAGGGTTAATTCGTTTTGCAAGTGAAGAAAATATTGAAAAGAAAACACCTTTTCAATTCACAGCAAGAATGAAAGGATATACTGCTGTTTTAGGAATTTTAATAGCTGTTTTAATAGGAATGTTATTTTTAAGAAATGATGTTGAAGCAACTATTTTACGATTACCAGGACAATTATATCAACATAAAGAAAACGGAGTTATAAGTAATATTTATACTTACAAAGTAATTAATAAAACAACAAAACAGATTGATGATGTTAGTTACAAGCTATTATCTCATAAAGGAAAGATAGAAACGGTAACACATCAAAACTTTGAAGTTCCAAAGCAAGGGTTAGCAGAAGGGACATTATTTATAGAGTTGCATCAATCTGAAATGAAAAAAGATAAAATAAACCTTAGAATAGGAGTTTATAGCGGAGATATATTAATAGAAACTACTAAAACTAATTTTTTAGGACCAAGAAGTTATAGATAA
- a CDS encoding FixH family protein → MKLNWGTGIVIAIIGFMSFIMYFVISMSTGENYNHDLVSEEYYKKELEFQGNIDATKNAKELNENIKIKKIPEGLKVYFSTEFNPKDITGKVFLYRPSNKQLDFEIPISISNTYLLVPEKRLLGGRWNIIVSWDYKNKAYLFEKEINY, encoded by the coding sequence ATGAAACTAAACTGGGGCACGGGTATAGTAATTGCAATTATAGGGTTTATGAGTTTTATTATGTACTTCGTTATATCAATGAGTACAGGTGAAAATTATAATCATGATTTAGTATCTGAGGAATATTATAAAAAAGAATTAGAATTTCAAGGAAACATAGATGCAACAAAAAATGCAAAAGAATTAAACGAAAATATTAAGATAAAAAAAATACCAGAAGGATTAAAAGTCTATTTTTCAACAGAGTTTAATCCTAAGGATATAACAGGAAAAGTGTTCCTATATAGACCATCTAATAAGCAATTGGATTTTGAAATTCCGATTTCAATTTCCAATACATATTTGCTCGTGCCTGAGAAACGTTTGTTAGGTGGTCGTTGGAACATTATAGTTTCTTGGGACTACAAAAATAAGGCATATTTATTTGAGAAAGAGATAAACTATTAA
- a CDS encoding sulfite exporter TauE/SafE family protein → MFVSAIILGLLGSFHCIGMCGPIAFMLPVDRTNKLKQLFQVTSYHLGRLFTYSLIGLLFGSLGKGFYFFGFQQQLSIIVGILMILVILLPKTFQKYNFSKSINRLVMKVKSSLGKELKKKRNDTFFTIGFLNGFLPCGLVYMAIFGALATTNSLSGSLYMFIFGLGTVPLMTTVVYLGNFTNGVTRKRIQQAIPYVVVLIGILFILRGLGLGIPYVSPLPVKNFVDSIEGCH, encoded by the coding sequence ATGTTTGTTTCTGCAATCATATTAGGTTTGTTAGGTAGTTTTCATTGCATTGGTATGTGTGGGCCTATAGCTTTTATGCTGCCTGTTGATAGAACAAATAAATTAAAACAATTATTCCAAGTTACTAGTTATCACCTAGGACGATTATTTACATATAGTTTAATAGGTTTGTTATTCGGATCCTTAGGAAAAGGGTTTTACTTTTTTGGGTTTCAACAACAACTATCAATTATAGTTGGAATATTAATGATTTTAGTAATTTTATTACCTAAAACTTTCCAGAAATACAACTTTTCAAAATCAATTAATAGATTGGTAATGAAAGTAAAATCTTCATTAGGAAAAGAACTCAAGAAAAAAAGAAACGATACTTTTTTTACCATTGGTTTTTTAAACGGGTTTCTTCCTTGCGGATTGGTATATATGGCTATTTTTGGAGCATTGGCAACTACAAATTCGCTTTCAGGTAGTTTATATATGTTTATCTTTGGTTTAGGTACTGTTCCGTTAATGACAACAGTTGTTTATCTTGGAAACTTTACAAATGGAGTAACTCGTAAAAGAATTCAACAAGCAATTCCGTACGTAGTTGTTCTTATCGGAATATTATTTATACTTCGTGGTTTAGGGTTAGGAATACCCTATGTTTCTCCATTACCAGTTAAAAACTTTGTAGATTCAATAGAAGGGTGTCATTAA
- a CDS encoding universal stress protein codes for MKKIIVPVDFSIHSENALQTAAFIAKKNNAEIIVVHMLELSNAVITQSDTSSSEEAFFYLKLAEKKINTFLQKEYLSDVKVTPIIKHFKIFSELDELAKEEGVDFIIMGSKGISGLKEMFIGSNTERVIRYANVPVLVIKDKPITKEIEKVVFACDFSDDDVAPYLKAKTFFRKLDCNIQLVYVNTPSAKFSSSKEVEEKMIAFFNKTNEDISNINEVKIVFDYTVEQGVLYFANKSKADIVAVATHGRKGISHFFEGSIAEDIANHSKLPILSFKI; via the coding sequence ATGAAAAAAATTATTGTCCCTGTAGATTTTTCAATTCATTCAGAAAACGCATTACAAACGGCTGCTTTTATAGCAAAAAAAAACAATGCTGAAATTATTGTAGTTCATATGCTTGAACTTTCAAACGCAGTAATTACTCAATCAGACACTTCTTCAAGTGAAGAAGCATTCTTTTACTTAAAATTAGCAGAGAAAAAAATTAACACTTTTTTACAGAAGGAATATTTATCAGATGTAAAAGTAACTCCCATAATTAAGCATTTTAAGATATTTAGTGAGCTAGATGAGTTAGCTAAAGAAGAAGGTGTAGATTTTATTATTATGGGGTCTAAAGGCATTAGTGGATTAAAAGAAATGTTTATTGGTTCTAATACAGAAAGAGTAATACGTTATGCAAATGTGCCCGTATTGGTTATTAAAGATAAACCAATTACTAAAGAAATAGAGAAAGTTGTTTTTGCTTGCGATTTTTCTGATGATGATGTTGCTCCTTATTTAAAGGCCAAAACTTTTTTCAGAAAATTAGACTGCAATATACAATTGGTATATGTTAATACACCTTCTGCTAAGTTTAGTAGTTCTAAAGAAGTAGAAGAAAAGATGATTGCCTTTTTTAACAAAACAAATGAAGACATTAGTAACATAAATGAAGTGAAAATAGTTTTTGACTACACAGTAGAGCAAGGCGTATTATATTTTGCTAATAAAAGTAAAGCAGATATTGTTGCAGTAGCTACTCATGGAAGAAAAGGGATTTCTCATTTCTTTGAAGGCAGTATTGCTGAAGATATTGCAAATCACAGTAAATTACCAATACTTTCATTTAAGATTTAA